CCCTGCAGACGCCCGGCATCGCCCAGGGCGCCGCCACCGGCGACGGCGGCAAGTACCTCACCCTGGCTGCGGGTCGCGACTGCACGGCGGGCACCCTCGCCGGGACCTGGACCAAGGCCGTCGGCAAGGGCAAGAAGAGCAAGATCAAGAAGGCGCAGTTCTTCGTCAACGGCACGCAGGTCGCCACGGTGAAGAAGCCGAAGAAGGCCACCACCACGACCCTGACCGGGCTCGACCCGAGCAAGGCCGCAGCGGTCGAGGTGAAGCTCACGCTCGTCAAGAAGAAGCCCGCGAAGAAGCACCACGCGCATCGCGCGGACAAGCCCACCAAGGGTGGCGGCACCGCGACGGTGGAGCAGTCGTACCTGCCCTGCTCCTGACGTCCCAGCGACGCACGACCTGAGCCGAGCCCGGCACCGCGAGGTGCCGGGCTCGGTGCGTTCAGGCGCCGGTGCGCAGGGCGTGCAGCCGCAGCGCGACCTGCAGCGGCAACCCGTGGTCGGGAGTGCGCCAGTCGTCGCCGAGGACACTGTCGACGCGCTCGAGCCGCTTGAGCAGCGTGTTGAGGTGCACGTGCAGCGCGGCGGCGGTGCGGGTCAGGTTCCCCCCGTGCTGGAAGTACGCCGTGAGCGTGGCGACCAGCTGCGTCGAGCGGCGGGTGTCGTAGGCGAGGAGCGGGGCGAGGGAGTCGGCGAAGAAGCGGTCGAGGTCGTCGGCGCGGTCGGGGTCGAAGAGCAGGGCGAACATGGCGTACTGCTCGGCGGTGGCGCCCTGGTCGGTGACGCCGAGGGTGGCCATCAGGTCGCAGCAGCGGCTGGCGCGGTCGAAGGCGCGGCCCCACGCGCCGTCGACGACGCTCTCGGCGACGACCCGCACGGGGGTGCCGAGCTCGCGGCGCAGCCGGGCGTGGACGGTCTCGGCGGTGGTCTCGGCGTCGCCGCCGGCGAGGAGGAGGGTGGCTCGACCGAGGTGCTCGCCGGCCAGGCCGCCGTGGGAGGTCGACAGGGCGTGCAGGCGGCGGCTGACCTCGGACAGGGTGCGCCCCGTGGACTCGGCGACGACGAGGGTGTCGAGGGCGGTGATGTCGACGCCGCGGGCCTGGGCGCGGGCGCGGCGGGTCGGGTTGGTCGGGGTGGTGGAGACCAGCAGCTCGGTGAGCAGCTCGCCACTCACGCGCTCCTCGGCCTCCGCGACCGCGGTCTCCTTGAGGATGAGCAGCCCCATGATCTGGGCGGCCCGCTCGAGGGTGCGCACGTCGATCGGCGCCGGCTCGTGCTCGCGGGTGAGCAGCAGCGCGCCCAGGTGGGTGTCGCCGGCCTGGATGGTGGCGGCGCTGTGCCACAGGCCGGTGCTGTCGGTGGTGGTCGCCCACCGCCCCGAGCGGCGGGCCTGCTCGACGGCGTCCGGCGAGGGCCGCCGGTCCGGCTGCTTCACGCCGCCCTCGTGCCGGCCCTGGGCGATGACCGCGCCGGTGCGGTCGAAGACCGTCACCGCGCCCTGCAGGTGGTCCACGAGCAGCTGGGCGACCTCGGCAGCGCCACCGCCCTTGAGCACGACGCCGGTCAGGGACTCGTGCACCGACTGCGCGCGCTCCACGACGGCGACCTGCTGCTCGATGGTGCGGTACGCCGCCTGCAGTTCGGCGAGCGCGGAGCGGCTCTCGGCGTACAGCCGGGCGTTGTTGAGGGCGACGGCGGCGTGGTCGGCGAACGCGCTCAGCAGCGCCACCTCGTCGTGCTCGAAGGGCCGCTCGGTGCGGTCGGCCGCGAACAGCGCACCGACCACCTCCTCGCCGACCAGCAGCGGCACGCCGAGCAGCGCGACCATCCCCTCGGGCAGCACCAGGTCGTCGAACGCGTCGTGGTGCGGGACGTCCTGGGTGGCCAGGTAGTTGCTCACCCAGGCCGGGGCCCCGGTCGCGATCACGCGCCCGCCCACGCCGGTCCCGGCCGGCACCC
This genomic window from Nocardioides anomalus contains:
- a CDS encoding helix-turn-helix domain-containing protein, which codes for MTTTDDDRYRTASPDLASYRIRRERELSSLYATARSLTALGEIDVVLDSIVRQAHELIGTDFTYLSLLDDDGELVLQASEGLISSSFSAARVPAGTGVGGRVIATGAPAWVSNYLATQDVPHHDAFDDLVLPEGMVALLGVPLLVGEEVVGALFAADRTERPFEHDEVALLSAFADHAAVALNNARLYAESRSALAELQAAYRTIEQQVAVVERAQSVHESLTGVVLKGGGAAEVAQLLVDHLQGAVTVFDRTGAVIAQGRHEGGVKQPDRRPSPDAVEQARRSGRWATTTDSTGLWHSAATIQAGDTHLGALLLTREHEPAPIDVRTLERAAQIMGLLILKETAVAEAEERVSGELLTELLVSTTPTNPTRRARAQARGVDITALDTLVVAESTGRTLSEVSRRLHALSTSHGGLAGEHLGRATLLLAGGDAETTAETVHARLRRELGTPVRVVAESVVDGAWGRAFDRASRCCDLMATLGVTDQGATAEQYAMFALLFDPDRADDLDRFFADSLAPLLAYDTRRSTQLVATLTAYFQHGGNLTRTAAALHVHLNTLLKRLERVDSVLGDDWRTPDHGLPLQVALRLHALRTGA